A part of Augochlora pura isolate Apur16 chromosome 1, APUR_v2.2.1, whole genome shotgun sequence genomic DNA contains:
- the Ndc1 gene encoding nuclear division cycle 1: MLQTNKKGYKELLMQRMFLAIISTIVIQFFLISTLLLITNLNTNYESWLQSTWTAITSFRMWSFFCNLATVTFFQGLICSKNFSNNPPYMKSRFAKFCKLLTSQNILMCVLHVISGGLLVWLHLLVKGDTYNFLTTECKIVYGTCLIEEQYILFLSGFWIGLYFFFKTSSFRMNYLKFPIISLSKMFQFKTKMYSILPSLMVKCTWPVLYYLIAYYFLGFYCRSIILFLTSAQLENEPLSSITNLLSLSLIFQLWLYHLTYVLTIETMYLLFNLYLTEWVPFDLKQSHTFSNDDNGISLPEALSMVKISIMQQLGYLDLVTMAQKEKSRRGVLFTLSQPGGHPYNWNCIVEKCTDLIKKFSNDINTACTKAQEPFTPYAPTTTVLTKNTAIQKEYVYRMRNLVTAEPPVAAQQDEIKQYVENELFIQKFIKTKWNNFLTYLLSKPLIAYIFGEIEGGQVCYILYNGQSVIWAAEAISSLAVHSLNEDSYGIVQKDLPLIINTLFGLKQTLDKLQKSNIMTKKHEDDDQFIKQIFQSLCASTKRSIYRIVINFEAYIEDLALEPAVVEHLNNFLLCRE, translated from the coding sequence CTGAACACGAATTACGAGTCGTGGTTACAAAGTACTTGGACAGCAATAACCTCGTTTCGTATGTGGAGTTTCTTCTGCAATCTCGCCACCGTCACGTTCTTCCAAGGACTTATTTGTTCCAAAAACTTCTCAAATAATCCACCCTACATGAAAAGCAGATTCgctaaattttgtaaattgctCACATCGCAGAACATATTAATGTGTGTTCTGCACGTTATCAGTGGTGGTCTTCTTGTTTGGCTACATTTACTGGTCAAAGGCGACACATACAACTTTCTAACAACAGAATGCAAAATAGTATATGGAACTTGTTTAATAGAAGAACAGTACATCCTGTTTCTGAGTGGATTTTGGATTGGACTatactttttctttaaaactaGCAGTTTTcgtatgaattatttgaaatttcctATTATATCTTTATCAAAGATGTTCCAATTCAAGACCAAAATGTATTCAATACTGCCATCGCTAATGGTAAAATGTACATGGccagttttatattatttaattgcttaTTATTTTCTGGGCTTTTATTGCCGCTCTATAATACTGTTCCTCACTTCTGCACAACTGGAAAATGAGCCACTGAGCAGCATTACCAATTTACTGAGCTTGTCATTGATCTTCCAATTATGGTTGTACCATTTGACTTATGTGCTGACAATTGAGACCATGTACTTGCTTTTCAACTTGTACTTAACAGAATGGGTGCCATTTGATTTGAAACAAAGTCATACATTTAGCAATGATGATAATGGAATATCACTTCCTGAGGCACTGTCTATGGTTAAGATATCAATAATGCAGCAGTTGGGCTACTTGGATTTAGTTACTATGGCACAGAAGGAGAAGTCAAGAAGAGGTGTTCTCTTCACGTTGAGTCAACCTGGTGGTCATCCTTACAATTGGAACTGCATTGTGGAAAAGTGTACAGATCTTATCAAAAAGTTCTCGAACGATATAAACACGGCATGCACGAAAGCTCAGGAACCGTTCACACCGTATGCTCCAACCACAACTGTATTAACAAAGAACACGGCGATTCAAAAGGAATACGTATACCGTATGCGTAATTTAGTAACCGCGGAACCACCGGTAGCTGCGCAAcaagacgaaataaaacaatacgtTGAGAATGAATTGttcattcaaaaatttataaaaacgaaatggaacaattttcttacataCTTATTATCTAAGCCCTTAATTGCTTATATTTTCGGAGAAATCGAAGGTGGCCAAGTGTgctacattttatataatggaCAATCAGTTATTTGGGCCGCCGAAGCTATCTCTTCGTTGGCTGTGCATTCGTTGAACGAAGACTCGTATGGGATCGTACAAAAGGATCTGCCGCTTATAATTAACACGCTATTTGGTTTGAAGCAAACGCTCGATAAATTACAAAAGTCGAACATCATGACGAAAAAACATGAAGACGatgatcaatttattaaacagatCTTCCAATCTCTGTGTGCCAGTACAAAACGAAGTATCTACAGAATCGTCATCAATTTTGAAGCCTACATTGAAGACTTGGCACTGGAGCCAGCGGTCGTCGAgcatctaaataattttcttctatgCCGGGAATAG